GGAACCGATGGATCAACTACCACACACTGCATATCAAGGCCTCCACTCCACTTCAAAATCATAAATCGATTTGTCAGCGCGGCTCAATCGAGATGTAGCATTTGCTTAATGCTCATACAGTCTAATTTTTGTAGATGTTACTGTACTTTGTCGCGATCGTTGGATATTGCCTCAATCGATGCACAAAGCTGAGCAACGGTGTTCTTGATCTCATAAATTTCATCACTTAACTTATCTAATCGGGATTCGATCGTTTTAAGATTCGAGGGCAATTGCCACATTGAAAATTTCAACGCTGATAGTATCTTCTCAACGGTTGCAAAACTCGGTTCATACGCTGGATCATTCAGGATACGGTTGATCTGCTGTGTGTATCCTAATGCGCTTCCCCCATGCTCTTCAGCGATTCTGGCAGAGATCTGTCGAATGCTCACACCTTGAAGTTTCATTAAATCCCGAATCACCACCACCACTCTTTCTTGCATTCGATCCACCTTTCGATTACGCTATGCTCTGAGAACTTGAATCAACTGAACGACCTTGCCGCGAGTGGTGGAGGTCTTTTTTTATGAAAAAGCAGTAGAACTCAAAAAGGCTCTACTGCTACAGATTCACCGGGAGTCTTTCAACCCCTTCGTAGAGACGCGATTGATCGCGTCTCTACAGTTCAACCAATTACAGTCCAACCAATTCACGCGATTCTAACCCGCTCAATTGCTGTGCGATCGCCAACCGCGCTTCTAGCTTGGCTACGCTGAACTCATTCCGCAACCGCTCTAAATGAGCAAACGCATTTGCCTTCTCAGTCGTTGCGCGATTGAGGGCATCGATCCCCCGCTGATACTCGGAATTCACTTGCAGCACTTCAAACCGCCGCGCCTTGCGCTGGTTATCGTTCTTCAGCGCTGTCTCAAACGCCACCACCATATCGGCATTGCCTTCTAACCGAGCGATATGATAGCGGATCTCAGCGATCTTCTGCTCTAGCTCATTCACATGCTGGGCAGCTTGGGCGATCGCGGTGGGATATTGATCTAAACGAAGTTTCATGACTGACATTCCTGAAAATAATAAGTGGTCAGTAGCCATCGGGTCAAAACTGACAGCCGACTACG
This window of the Cyanobacteria bacterium FACHB-DQ100 genome carries:
- a CDS encoding XRE family transcriptional regulator, which translates into the protein MQERVVVVIRDLMKLQGVSIRQISARIAEEHGGSALGYTQQINRILNDPAYEPSFATVEKILSALKFSMWQLPSNLKTIESRLDKLSDEIYEIKNTVAQLCASIEAISNDRDKVQ